A region from the Brassica napus cultivar Da-Ae chromosome C8, Da-Ae, whole genome shotgun sequence genome encodes:
- the LOC125591991 gene encoding uncharacterized protein LOC125591991 — translation MGKYCHNKSFLEIAPSQSCSHGWRSILHGRDLLKENLGKSIGNGQTTKIWKDSWISLDKILKPMGPIKESALDLTVADLLTSELKWNKQRIEELLPDLAEQIQCLKPSSTGAEDSFIWHQTASGIYSTKSGYFAATSHNHHTQLTRAEGEFSWIRDIWAGKFSPKMKTFLWSIVHKAISPGSNLQRRGMTSATPCVRCQDTENEMHCFFNCQYAKNVWDLIPLSKAVHLAAGMIFPEVVVKFRRVICLPPSGFSLNILPWVLWAIWTARNTLIFEGRYQSPEETTLKGIKLAREWTNSQNQSSGKKDLPQSQQFQSRAPPQINLDNDQVTCKTDAAWHKEKLVAGLGWVFSGPKLESPIKGSMCEASIGSPLVAEASAVRSAMCMAINLEFSSLEVLSDNLTLIRAISGITQAKEIIGIVKDIRSISTEFASISFAHISRSLNVEADNLAKESLRFSYLLY, via the coding sequence ATGGGAAAATATTGCCACAACAAGAGTTTCCTAGAGATAGCACCCTCGCAGAGCTGTTCCCATGGATGGAGGAGTATACTCCATGGGCGAGACCTTTTGAAAGAAAACCTAGGGAAATCTATAGGAAATGGACAAACGACCAAGATTTGGAAGGATTCTTGGATCTCATTGGATAAGATCCTAAAACCTATGGGACCTATCAAGGAATCAGCCCTAGACCTAACGGTGGCAGATCTACTAACTTCCGAACTCAAATGGAACAAGCAGAGAATCGAGGAGCTCTTACCAGACCTCGCCGAGCAGATACAATGTTTAAAGCCAAGCTCAACGGGGGCGGAAGACTCCTTTATCTGGCACCAGACAGCTTCGGGCATTTACTCCACCAAATCAGGTTACTTTGCTGCAACTTCTCACAACCATCATACACAGCTAACAAGAGCAGAAGGAGAATTTAGCTGGATCAGAGACATTTGGGCAGGCAAATTCTCACCTAAGATGAAAACGTTCCTCTGGTCCATTGTCCATAAAGCTATCTCTCCAGGCTCAAATCTGCAAAGAAGAGGTATGACATCAGCAACGCCTTGTGTTAGATGCCAAGATACTGAGAATGAGATGCATTGTTTCTTCAACTGCCAGTACGCGAAGAATGTTTGGGATCTTATCCCCCTTAGCAAAGCAGTTCACCTAGCTGCGGGGATGATTTTCCCAGAGGTAGTAGTCAAATTTAGGAGAGTTATTTGTCTGCCTCCCTCAGGATTCTCTCTTAACATCCTCCCCTGGGTCTTATGGGCCATCTGGACGGCGAGAAACACCCTCATCTTCGAAGGACGATACCAATCTCCTGAGGAAACAACACTGAAAGGGATTAAGTTAGCAAGAGAATGGACCAATTCGCAAAATCAATCCTCTGGAAAGAAGGACCTACCTCAGAGTCAGCAATTCCAATCGCGAGCACCACCACAGATTAATCTCGATAACGACCAAGTGACATGCAAGACAGACGCGGCGTGGCACAAGGAAAAGCTCGTAGCAGGACTAGGGTGGGTGTTCTCGGGTCCGAAACTCGAATCTCCCATCAAAGGATCGATGTGTGAAGCTTCGATAGGCTCCCCTCTAGTTGCAGAGGCTTCTGCAGTCAGATCAGCTATGTGTATGGCGATCAATTTGGAGTTCAGCTCTCTTGAGGTGCTCTCCGACAACTTAACGCTCATCCGAGCAATCTCCGGCATCACTCAGGCTAAGGAAATCATCGGTATTGTGAAAGACATCCGATCGATATCTACTGAGTTTGCATCAATCTCTTTTGCGCATATCTCTCGTTCTCTGAATGTGGAAGCGGATAATCTCGCAAAAGAATCTCTGCGTTTTTCATATCTTCTGTATTGA
- the LOC106363457 gene encoding uncharacterized protein LOC106363457, translating to MVLKELHWFQSYNYAAVVPHSPGGGGLFLAWKKDIDLTVKHATNNYIDTRILFKGISFHATFVYGEPEVSKRLQVWNEISNLHSTNGGPWFLTGDFNEIIDNSEKSGCPGRAEGTFGAFRSFLSQNDLFDLKHSGSYLSWRGKRHTHLVLCRLDRALSNCDWADLFPACRSQYLKYEGSDHIPLLSLLDTSKKKGVKIFRFDRRLNDNMEIKKLVSSVWMRNENLSVEARLSLCRQAICKWCREFYENSQKGMEDIRNRLDVALSDLQPDEALIQKLNSDLLQLYKADEYFWKQRSRQLWLSLGDSNTGYFHAISKDGLPHYEEEQIENIISSFYADLFKSSEYLGNRIVHGAIQPCITSEQNEKLIAIPQEREITEATFSINGEKALGPDGFSASFFHANWEVVGPAVISEIQAFFSTGFLAPSINKTHVRLIPKVLGAKTVEEYMPIALCNIYYKIISKLISIRLKNVLGLKQICQKPIEWQFISDVLYRFGFHAIWINWIMQCITTVSYSYLINETVYGNVLPLRGIRQGDPLSPYVFILCGEVLSGLCREVGRKGLLQGIRVARGCPRINHLLFADDTMFFCLASQSNCEALQAVLTDYGKSSGQRINKNKLSITFSSKTPPAIKENAKSVLGITKEGGLGK from the exons ATGGTGTTGAAAGAACTCCATTGGTTTCAAAGCTACAACTACGCTGCTGTTGTTCCCCATAGCCCCGGAGGAGGAGGCCTCTTCCTTGCCTGGAAAAAAGACATCGATCTCACGGTTAAACATGCAACAAACAATTACATTGATACGAGGATACTGTTTAAAGGCATCAGTTTCCACGCAACCTTTGTGTACGGGGAGCCAGAGGTTTCAAAAAGATTACAAGTTTGGAATGAGATATCTAATCTACACTCAACAAATGGAGGACCATGGTTTCTTACTGGAGATTTCAATGAAATTATTGACAACAGTGAAAAGAGCGGATGCCCAGGTAGAGCAGAAGGAACCTTCGGAGCCTTTAGATCCTTTCTTTCTCAAAACGATCTTTTTGACCTCAAACACTCAGGCAGCTATCTATCTTGGAGGGGAAAGAGACATACACACCTAGTCTTGTGCAGACTGGATAGAGCTCTAAGCAACTGTGATTGGGCTGATCTATTCCCAGCGTGTAGAAGTCAATACCTCAAGTACGAAGGGTCTGATCACATACCTCTCCTCTCGCTCCTGGATACATCAAAAAAGAAAGGTGTAAAGATCTTTAGATTCGACAGACGACTAAATGATAACATGGAAATAAAGAAACTGGTATCTTCAGTCTGGATGAGAAATGAAAACTTATCAGTTGAGGCTCGACTCTCTTTATGTCGTCAGGCCATTTGCAAATGGTGCAGAGAGTTCTACGAGAATAGCCAGAAGGGCATGGAGGACATACGTAACAGACTTGATGTCGCTCTGTCTGATCTACAACCAGATGAAGCTTTGATTCAGAAGCTCAACTCAGACCTTCTCCAGCTCTACAAAGCAGATGAATATTTCTGGAAACAAAGAAGCAGACAATTATGGTTAAGTCTGGGAGACTCAAACACGGGCTATTTCCATGCTATCTCAAAG GATGGCTTACCACACTACGAAGAAGAACAAATAGAGAACATCATCTCCTCTTTCTACGCAGATCTGTTCAAATCATCAGAGTATCTCGGGAATCGGATAGTTCACGGGGCTATACAACCTTGCATAACATCAGAGCAAAATGAGAAACTGATAGCTATTCcacaagagagagagatcacCGAAGCCACATTCTCGATAAATGGAGAAAAGGCGCTAGGACCAGATGGCTTTTCAGCCAGTTTCTTTCACGCCAACTGGGAAGTAGTTGGTCCAGCAGTGATCTCCGAGATACAAGCCTTCTTCTCAACAGGTTTCCTTGCACCATCAATAAACAAGACTCATGTCAGGCTCATTCCAAAGGTTCTGGGAGCTAAAACGGTGGAAGAGTACATGCCAATTGCCTTATGCAACATTTACTACAAGATCATCTCTAAACTAATCTCTATCAGATTAAAGAATGTTCTTGGA TTAAAACAGATATGTCAAAAGCCTATCGAATGGCAGTTCATCTCAGATGTCCTATACCGGTTTGGTTTCCATGCAATTTGGATAAATTGGATCATGCAATGCATCACTACAGTCTCCTACTCCTATCTTATAAATGAAACAGTGTATGGAAATGTTTTACCTCTCCGAGGAATCAGGCAAGGCGACCCACTATCTCCTTATGTGTTTATCCTCTGCGGTGAAGTTCTCTCAGGGCTGTGTAGAGAGGTTGGGAGGAAAGGCCTACTTCAGGGTATAAGAGTGGCACGAGGTTGTCCAAGAATAAATCATCTGCTCTTCGCAGATGATACGATGTTCTTCTGTCTTGCGTCTCAATCAAATTGCGAAGCACTCCAAGCAGTACTCACAGACTATGGAAAAAGCTCTGGACAGAGGATCAATAAGAACAAGTTGTCTATCACCTTCTCAAGTAAAACTCCCCCTGCAATCAAAGAGAATGCCAAATCAGTATTGGGAATCACAAAGGAAGGGGGCTTAGGCAAGTAA